In Musa acuminata AAA Group cultivar baxijiao chromosome BXJ3-11, Cavendish_Baxijiao_AAA, whole genome shotgun sequence, one DNA window encodes the following:
- the LOC103972460 gene encoding splicing factor U2af small subunit B, producing the protein MAEHLASIFGTEKDRVNCPFYFKIGACRHGDRCSRLHTKPSISPTLLLSNMYQRLDNAITPGLDSQGQPMDPRQIQEHFENFYEDLFEELSKYGEIESLNVCDNLADHMVGNVYVQFREEEHAANALRNLTGRFYAGRPIIVDFSPVTDFREATCRQYEENTCNRGGYCNFMHLKQISRELRRKLFGRYRRRQRSRSRSRSPYRQRNFEDRHVNRSHGKRHGDRDQYIEERGRKPRSRSPGRKRNRSRSPAGRRNRSPVREGSAERRAKIEQWNREREQADAARKNNEYTQNGQQQHDQEE; encoded by the exons ATGGCGGAGCACCTGGCTTCGATCTTTGGGACGGAGAAGGACCGGGTGAATTGCCCCTTCTACTTCAAGATCGGAGCGTGTAGGCACGGCGACCGGTGCTCGCGACTACACACGAAGCCCAGCATCAGCCCCACCCTCCTCCTCTCGAACATGTACCAGCGCCTTGACAACGCTATCACCCCCGGACTTGACTCTCAGGGCCAGCCTATGGACCCCCGCCAGATCCAGGAGCACTTCGAG AATTTTTATGAGGATCTTTTTGAGGAGTTAAGCAAATATGGAGAGATTGAAAGCCTGAATGTTTGTGACAATCTGGCTGATCACATG GTTGGTAATGTTTATGTTCAGTTCAGGGAGGAAGAGCATGCTGCAAATGCGCTTCGCAACCTGACAGGAAGGTTTTATGCAG GACGTCCAATTATTGTCGATTTCTCTCCAGTTACCGATTTTCGTGAGGCTACATGTAGGCAGTATGAAGAGAACACCTGCAACCGAGGTGGATACTGCAATTTTATGCATTTGAAACAAATTAGCAG GGAGTTGAGACGAAAATTATTTGGGAGATATAGGAGGAGGCAAAGAAGCCGTAGTAGAAGCCGAAGCCCCTATCGACAGCGTAACTTTGAAGACCGTCATGTAAACCGTAGCCATGGCAAGCGTCATGGTGACAGGGATCAGTATATTGAAGAACGAGGCAGAAAACCTCGAAGCCGAAGCCCAGGTCGTAAGAGGAACCGCAGCAGGAGCCCTGCAGGAAGAAGGAATAGAAGTCCTGTCAGAGAAGGAAGCGCCGAGCGAAGGGCCAAAATTGAGCAGTGGAACAGGGAAAGGGAGCAGGCAGATGCTGCTAGAAAGAACAATGAATACACACAGAATGGTCAGCAGCAGCATGATCAAGAAGAATGA
- the LOC103972680 gene encoding uncharacterized protein LOC103972680, which yields MRDLAGCFASQAARVAEASCSATGNSSSVAERPIQNAVTCFYRTVLSTHKELLTRVVWSKHHQAAASLSVTIQDSTSNAVESQLPQKTKGSRCFVAGDSVIGLHWDISAAKYEMGPEPAKDFYVVMIADAEFALLLGDMCGEFMKKDEGALPVAEFSVVSRREQVRGATLYSTRAQFGGDGKKHEILIRCKGDELDGDDSELHVAVDKKILVSVKRLKWNFRGNQTIFVDGSTIDVMWDVHGWWFCDSSHCALFMFRTRNSPQRRLWSEEELAQGTMSGFSLLIQAFKSQ from the coding sequence ATGAGAGATCTTGCCGGTTGCTTTGCGAGCCAAGCCGCCAGAGTCGCGGAAGCTTCATGCTCTGCCACCGGGAACTCGTCGTCGGTCGCGGAGCGGCCGATTCAAAATGCCGTCACTTGTTTCTACAGAACCGTGCTCTCCACCCACAAGGAGCTGCTCACCAGGGTGGTCTGGTCCAAGCATCATCAAGCCGCCGCTTCCCTCTCCGTCACGATCCAGGACTCCACGTCGAATGCCGTGGAATCCCAGCTCCCGCAGAAGACGAAAGGCAGCCGGTGCTTCGTCGCCGGCGACTCGGTCATCGGCCTCCACTGGGATATCTCCGCCGCCAAGTACGAGATGGGGCCTGAGCCTGCCAAGGATTTCTACGTCGTCATGATCGCCGACGCCGAGTTCGCCCTGTTGCTCGGGGACATGTGCGGGGAGTTCATGAAGAAGGACGAGGGCGCACTGCCGGTGGCGGAGTTCTCGGTGGTGAGCAGGAGGGAGCAGGTGCGCGGCGCCACTCTCTACTCGACCAGGGCGCAGTTCGGGGGCGACGGGAAGAAGCACGAGATCTTGATCCGATGCAAAGGAGACGAGTTGGACGGGGACGACTCGGAGCTGCACGTCGCGGTGGACAAGAAGATATTGGTGAGCGTGAAGAGGCTGAAGTGGAACTTCCGGGGGAACCAGACGATATTCGTGGACGGGTCGACCATCGACGTGATGTGGGACGTTCATGGCTGGTGGTTCTGCGACTCCTCCCACTGCGCGCTGTTCATGTTCCGGACGAGGAACTCGCCGCAGCGCAGGCTGTGGTCGGAGGAAGAACTGGCGCAGGGGACGATGTCTGGGTTCTCTCTACTGATCCAAGCCTTCAAGAGCCAGTGA
- the LOC135586744 gene encoding polyadenylation and cleavage factor homolog 4-like, translating to MEMESSRRSAMDRSREPGSKRPRLVAEDAVVRDRAAFDRDRLIPPARAGNQPLVSRLPRARERQERDDAVAPVGSNQELVAQYRTALAELTFNSKPIITNLTIIAGESLHAAKEIAAVICANVLEVATEQKLPSLYLLDSIVKNIGRDYIRYFASRLPEVFCKAYKQVDSSIRPSMRHLFGTWRGVFPPASLQLIEKELGFPPVINVSSGSVSSKLDSQPQRPAHSIHVNPKYLEARQKLHSSRAKDISNDEVSGVVSTFDDAESSDKIVMAGKSRQWTNLPTKMPNMQHSQRVTVNNVINEKKGLKDARDHEYSSDISREADLGILRVSERLKDQDGHGKPYYGVGITATQAQLSERNGFDVNHSYGTYGKSGPMRANSQQTSVCDTDRMKLESSRSWKNSEEEEYMWDDIKTRPTDYGGTNNSIKGGWTSGNADKSASLQRGKWIPLETEHAKTNLNTVDAFSHLVETSKTESRIPLFKDFGEHILPSRAKHETDSVLKTSSNSLLQQRASSENSSSFWSRRDVPASEVGINDKSSRVGQQLIPSGGGLSTHDNSSLPLPGLQSSVLSSRLSPHANTPVPGATSEQQRQHLSQPPLSLSSHLPPPEPIQHLKPHDLTDQNLLLFNSLSQVGRKPLQPVGSLDIFPVKNRAQPFDSLSGSIESQSDTYQQLEGLLDSATSASLNHLPLIKQSRHNLSQQQAETQPLSRTEAQTQPSLKIKTQSQPSHQTEKLPPLPMDLGIHQTGKDSGRSMSHANNPVVEASSQSSTSSLLAAIMNSGLFSNNSVSNFQKMSVQPPLPVGPPPVQVFTSAAPLSTPLTFTPAFPLGSIPDLKPPHSGDVVPPLPPGPPPSSSSVDVNSENSKTSGPTLSPLSGILSSLVAKGLIASPPTVLTTTSAAQLPDKVRDQCTNNSLEQVSLSLTTPGVAPPLEDQPAASVSTASAALVQSSATELKEHLGTEFKSEIIRGSHPSVVRSLFDDLKLQCHKCGLRFRLQEQLQWHLDWHISKESETSNFNERSRKWFSDMRYQQSSSEVAISLEEVGSSVKDSELMVPADESQSICALCGEPFEDVYSEVRDEWMYKGTVYLDLSKKQDDASNTNGTPGQLLIVHAHCMSQRFCQNMDVAEHDKVDQTHVPIGLF from the exons ATGGAGATGGAGAGCTCCCGCAGATCCGCCATGGATCGCTCCCGAGAGCCTGGCTCGAAGCGGCCTCGATTGGTGGCGGAGGACGCGGTCGTGAGGGACCGCGCCGCCTTCGACAGGGACCGCCTGATCCCTCCAGCCAGGGCCGGCAACCAGCCGTTGGTTTCTAGGTTGCCTAGGGCTCGCGAGAGACAGGAAAGGGACGATGCTGTTGCTCCAGTAGGATCCAATCAAGAGCTCGTGGCACAGTACAGGACGGCCCTTGCCGAACTAACTTTCAATTCCAAGCCTATCATCACCAATCTGACCATTATTGCCGGAGAGAGTCTTCACGCCGCGAAGGAAATTGCCGCTGTCATCTGCGCCAATGTCCTCGAG GTGGCCACTGAACAAAAGTTACCTTCCCTGTATCTCCTAGATAGTATCGTGAAGAATATTGGAAGAGATTATATCAGATATTTCGCTTCAAGGCTACCTGAG gtaTTCTGCAAGGCCTATAAACAGGTTGATTCTTCTATTCGTCCTAGTATGAGACATCTTTTTGGGACGTGGAGAGGAGTGTTCCCCCCTGCCTCACTTCAGTTAATTGAAAAAGAACTTGGTTTCCCACCGGTTATCAATGTTTCATCTGGATCTGTATCATCAAAACTTGATTCCCAACCACAACGTCCAGCCCACAGCATTCATGTAAATCCAAAATACTTGGAGGCAAGGcagaaactgcattcctcaagg GCCAAGGACATAAGCAATGATGAGGTCAGTGGTGTGGTTAGTACTTTTGATGATGCAGAGAGTTCTGACAAAATTGTTATGGCAGGAAAATCAAGGCAATGGACAAATCTGCCTACTAAGATGCCT AATATGCAACATTCACAACGGGTAACAGTAAACAATGTGATTAATGAGAAAAAAGGACTTAAAGATGCTAGAGATCATGAATATTCTTCTGATATTTCACGAGAGGCAGACCTTGGCATTCTAAGGGTCAGCGAGAGGCTCAAAGACCAAGATGGGCATGGCAAACCATATTATGGCGTTGGTATTACTGCTACTCAGGCACAATTAAGCGAAAGGAATGGTTTTGATGTCAATCATTCTTATGGAACCTATGGGAAATCTGGACCTATGCGAGCTAATAGCCAGCAAACTTCAGTTTGTGATACAGATAGAATGAAATTGGAATCATCTAGAAGTTGGAAGAACTCTGAGGAGGAAGAATATATGTGGGATGACATAAAAACCCGACCAACAGATTATGGAGGTACCAACAACTCAATCAAAGGTGGATGGACTAGTGGCAATGCTGACAAGTCCGCTAGCCTGCAAAGAGGAAAGTGGATCCCTCTGGAGACTGAACATGCAAAAACTAACTTGAACACAGTTGATGCCTTCTCTCACTTAGTGGAGACGTCTAAAACCGAAAGCAGAATTCCACTTTTTAAG GACTTTGGTGAGCACATTTTGCCATCTCGTGCCAAGCATGAGACTGATTCGGTGTTAAAGACCTCTTCAAATTCACTATTACAACAAAGGGCTTCATCAGAAAATTCCTCATCCTTCTGGTCTCGCCGTGATGTACCAGCATCAGAGGTTGGAATAAATGACAAAAGCTCAAGAGTTGGTCAACAATTAATCCCTTCTGGTGGTGGTTTATCTACACATGATAATTCATCTTTGCCTCTGCCTGGGCTGCAATCTTCTGTGCTATCTTCAAGATTGAGCCCTCACGCTAATACCCCAGTGCCAGGTGCAACTTCTGAACAGCAAAGGCAGCATCTTTCACAGCCTCCTCTATCGCTGTCTTCTCATTTACCTCCTCCAGAACCCATTCAACATCTAAAGCCACACGACTTAACGGATCAAAATCTTCTGTTGTTTAATTCATTATCTCAAGTGGGTCGGAAGCCTTTACAGCCGGTAGGGTCCCTGGATATCTTTCCAGTGAAGAATCGTGCTCAGCCATTTGATAGTTTATCAGGCTCAATAGAGTCCCAATCAGATACTTATCAGCAGCTTGAAGGCTTACTTGATTCTGCTACTTCAGCATCCTTAAATCATCTTCCTTTGATAAAGCAATCACGACATAATCTATCCCAACAACAGGCAGAAACTCAGCCTTTGTCTCGAACTGAAGCCCAGACCCAACCTTCCCTTAAGATCAAAACCCAGTCTCAACCTTCCCATCAAACTGAGAAACTGCCACCTCTGCCCATGGATCTTGGAATTCATCAGACTGGAAAAGACTCTGGCAGAAGCATGAGCCATGCAAATAATCCTGTTGTTGAAGCCTCAAGTCAGTCTAGCACAAGTAGTTTGTTGGCTGCTATCATGAATAGCGGTCTATTTTCGAATAATTCAGTCAGCAACTTCCAGAAGATGAGTGTACAACCTCCTTTGCCAGTTGGACCTCCTCCTGTCCAGGTTTTCACATCAGCTGCTCCTTTAAGTACTCCCTTAACATTTACACCTGCTTTTCCCCTTGGGAGCATACCAGATTTAAAACCACCACATTCAGGAGATGTGGTACCTCCTCTACCACCTGGGCCTCCGCCTTCCTCATCCTCGGTTGATGTTAATTCAGAGAACTCCAAGACGTCTGGGCCCACTCTGAGTCCACTTTCTGGTATTCTGAGTTCATTAGTTGCAAAAGGTTTAATAGCCTCACCACCAACCGTGTTGACAACTACATCCGCAGCTCAGCTGCCTGATAAGGTCCGAGATCAATGCACTAACAATAGTTTAGAGCAAGTTTCTTTAAGCTTGACTACCCCAGGTGTTGCTCCACCTTTGGAAGACCAGCCTGCTGCATCAGTATCCACTGCAAGTGCTGCACTAGTACAATCCAGTGCAACTGAATTGAAGGAGCATTTAGGCACTGagttcaaatctgaaatcattcgTGGATCTCATCCTTCAGTTGTCAGAAGCCTATTTGATGATCTAAAGCTTCAATGCCACAAATGTGGTCTAAGGTTCAGACTCCAAGAGCAGCTCCAATGGCATTTAGattggcatatctccaaggagtcTGAAACAAGTAATTTTAACGAAAGGTCTAGAAAATGGTTTTCAGACATGAGATATCAGCAATCTTCCTCAGAGGTGGCAATATCGCTGGAGGAAGTTGGTTCATCTGTAAAGGATTCTGAACTGATGGTTCCTGCTGATGAGAGCCAAAGCATATGTGCATTATGCGGAGAACCATTTGAAGATGTTTACTCTGAAGTACGGGATGAATGGATGTATAAAGGGACTGTTTATTTGGATCTATCAAAGAAGCAAGACGATGCAAGCAACACGAACGGCACTCCTGGCCAGCTTCTGATTGTGCATGCTCACTGTATGTCACAGAGGTTTTGCCAAAACATGGATGTCGCCGAGCATGATAAAGTGGACCAAACACATGTGCCAATTGGACTATTTTGA
- the LOC135653046 gene encoding probable glycosyltransferase 2, giving the protein MGQEAAGLKPTSARDRPDAATRSRLPRRRQIRKTFNNLKITVFCGVVTILVLRGTVGIGSLAGAGGDAAAADQKVVEDIDRILREIRSDSDPDDADQIPFGFNSTAASLNYTSAAVLAAAENYTLGPRISDWDEQRRRWLGENPGFPSRTPGGKPRILLVTGSPPNPCDSYIGDHYLLKATKNKIDYCRLHGIEIVYNMAHLDRELAGYWAKLPLIRRLMLSHPEVEWIWWMDSDALFTDMAFEIPLDRYAAHNLVVHGYPDLIFEKHSWIGLNTGSFLLRNCQWILDLLDAWAPMGPKGPIRDEAGKILTANLKGRPAFEADDQSALIYLLLSQQDKWGDKVYIENSYYLHGYWAGLVDRYEEMMEKHHPGLGDERWPFVTHFVGCKPCGSYGDYPVERCLSSMERAFNFADNQVLRMYGFAHGSLASPNIRRIKKQTAKPLEFLDQLNLKAGIETRG; this is encoded by the coding sequence ATGGGCCAGGAGGCGGCCGGCCTCAAACCGACGTCGGCGAGGGACCGCCCCGACGCCGCCACCCGCTCCCGCCTCCCCCGTCGCCGCCAGATCCGCAAGACCTTCAACAACCTCAAGATCACCGTCTTCTGCGGCGTCGTCACCATCCTCGTCCTCCGCGGCACCGTCGGCATCGGCAGCCTCGCGGGCGCCGGCGGAGACGCGGCCGCCGCCGACCAGAAGGTCGTCGAGGATATCGACCGCATCCTCCGCGAGATCCGCTCCGACTCCGACCCCGACGACGCGGACCAGATCCCCTTCGGCTTCAACTCCACCGCCGCCTCCCTGAACTACACCTCCGCTGCCGTCCTCGCGGCCGCCGAGAATTACACCCTCGGCCCCAGGATCTCCGACTGGGacgagcagcggcggcggtggctggGCGAGAACCCGGGGTTCCCGAGTCGGACCCCCGGAGGCAAGCCGCGGATCCTCCTCGTCACCGGCTCGCCGCCCAACCCCTGCGACAGCTACATCGGCGATCACTACCTCCTGAAGGCGACCAAGAACAAGATCGACTACTGCCGCCTCCACGGGATCGAGATCGTCTACAACATGGCGCACCTAGACCGGGAGCTCGCCGGGTACTGGGCGAAGCTCCCGCTTATCCGGCGGCTGATGCTGTCGCACCCGGAGGTGGAGTGGATCTGGTGGATGGACAGCGATGCGCTCTTCACGGACATGGCCTTCGAGATCCCTCTCGACCGCTACGCCGCTCATAATCTCGTCGTCCACGGCTATCCAGATCTCATTTTCGAGAAGCACTCCTGGATCGGCCTCAACACCGGGAGCTTCCTGCTGCGCAATTGCCAGTGGATCCTTGATCTGCTCGATGCTTGGGCGCCGATGGGGCCTAAAGGCCCCATTCGCGACGAGGCCGGCAAGATACTGACGGCGAACCTGAAGGGCCGGCCCGCATTCGAGGCGGATGATCAGTCGGCGCTCATATACTTGCTGTTGTCGCAGCAGGACAAGTGGGGCGACAAGGTCTACATTGAGAACTCGTATTACCTCCATGGTTACTGGGCTGGATTGGTGGACAGGTACGAGGAGATGATGGAGAAGCATCATCCCGGCCTCGGGGACGAGAGGTGGCCATTCGTGACGCACTTCGTCGGCTGCAAGCCGTGTGGTAGCTATGGGGACTATCCTGTGGAGAGGTGCTTGAGTAGCATGGAGAGAGCTTTCAATTTTGCGGACAACCAGGTCCTGAGGATGTATGGGTTTGCTCATGGGAGCTTGGCTAGCCCCAACATTAGGAGGATCAAGAAGCAAACAGCAAAGCCGCTGGAATTCTTGGATCAGCTTAATCTCAAAGCCGGGATAGAAACCAGAGGGTGA